The following coding sequences lie in one Streptomyces venezuelae genomic window:
- a CDS encoding bifunctional glycosyltransferase family 2/GtrA family protein yields MRTDTPPDVLPSRDHLPATGRDVPVPVLDVVIPVFNEEKDLGPCVLRLHDHLARTFPYPFRITVADNASTDRTPQVAAELTGRVEEVRHVRLDQKGRGRALRAVWSASDAPVLAYMDVDLSTDLNALLPLVAPLISGHSDLAIGSRLARSSRVVRGPKREFISRAYNLILRGSLHARFSDAQCGFKAIRGDVARVLLPLVEDTGWFFDTEMLVLAERAGLRIHEVPVDWVDDPDSTVHIVRTAADDLKGVWRVGRALAVGALPLDRLARPFGDDPRDRRLTGVPGGLTRQLVGFCVVGALSTLFYLLLYSGFRTFTGSQPANALALLVSAVANTAANRRLTFGVRGRDRAVRHQAQGLVVFAIGLALTSGSLAALDAASAHPAHATEVAVLLAANLAATVLRFLLLRAWVFPEGNTAAPSCSATLHDPRNAR; encoded by the coding sequence ATGCGAACCGACACTCCCCCGGACGTGCTGCCGTCACGGGACCACCTCCCCGCCACCGGGCGTGACGTGCCTGTGCCCGTCCTGGACGTCGTGATCCCCGTCTTCAACGAGGAGAAGGACCTCGGGCCGTGCGTCCTGCGCCTGCACGACCACCTCGCCCGCACCTTCCCCTACCCCTTCCGCATCACCGTCGCGGACAACGCGTCCACGGACCGCACCCCGCAGGTCGCCGCCGAACTCACCGGCCGTGTCGAAGAGGTACGGCACGTGCGGCTCGACCAGAAGGGGCGCGGCCGTGCGCTGCGCGCCGTCTGGTCCGCCTCCGACGCGCCGGTCCTCGCGTACATGGACGTCGACCTCTCCACCGACCTCAACGCGCTGCTCCCGCTCGTCGCCCCGCTGATCTCCGGCCACTCGGACCTGGCGATCGGCTCCCGACTCGCGCGCAGCTCGCGGGTGGTGCGCGGACCGAAGCGGGAGTTCATCTCCCGCGCGTACAACCTCATCCTGCGCGGCTCCCTGCACGCCCGCTTCTCCGACGCCCAGTGCGGGTTCAAGGCGATCCGCGGCGACGTGGCGCGGGTGCTGCTGCCGCTGGTCGAGGACACGGGCTGGTTCTTCGACACCGAGATGCTCGTACTCGCCGAGCGCGCCGGACTGCGCATCCACGAGGTGCCGGTCGACTGGGTCGACGACCCCGACTCGACGGTCCACATCGTGCGGACGGCCGCGGACGACCTGAAGGGCGTGTGGCGGGTGGGGCGGGCGCTCGCGGTCGGGGCGCTGCCGCTGGACCGGCTTGCCCGCCCGTTCGGCGACGACCCGCGCGACCGTCGGCTCACCGGCGTGCCCGGCGGCCTCACCCGCCAGCTCGTCGGCTTCTGCGTGGTCGGCGCGCTCTCGACCCTCTTCTACCTCCTCCTCTACAGCGGGTTCCGTACGTTCACGGGGTCGCAGCCGGCCAACGCGCTCGCCCTCCTGGTCTCGGCGGTGGCCAACACGGCAGCGAACCGGAGGCTCACCTTCGGCGTACGCGGCCGGGACCGCGCGGTCCGCCACCAGGCACAGGGCCTCGTCGTCTTCGCCATCGGCCTCGCCCTCACGAGCGGCTCCCTCGCGGCGCTCGACGCGGCATCGGCCCACCCCGCGCACGCCACGGAGGTGGCGGTCCTGCTCGCGGCGAACCTGGCGGCGACGGTGCTGCGGTTCCTGCTGCTCAGGGCGTGGGTCTTCCCGGAAGGCAACACCGCCGCACCTTCTTGCTCGGCCACCCTCCACGACCCGAGGAACGCACGATGA
- a CDS encoding response regulator transcription factor: MTTTTPQARTELLRADGSPVRVLVVDDEVSLTELLSMALRYEGWQIRSAEDGAGAVRAARAFRPDAVVLDMMLPDMDGLSLLGRLRREMPDVPVLFLTAKDAVEDRIAGLTAGGDDYVTKPFSLEEVVARLRGLIRRAGAADKRSAATLVVGDLTLDEDSHEVTRGGDSIHLTATEFELLRYLMRNPRRVLSKAQILDRVWNYDFGGQANVVELYISYLRRKIDAGREPMIHTRRGAGYLIKSAVPVPS, translated from the coding sequence ATGACCACGACCACGCCTCAGGCGCGTACCGAACTGCTCAGGGCGGACGGGAGCCCCGTCCGTGTGCTCGTCGTGGACGACGAGGTGTCGCTCACCGAGCTGTTGTCCATGGCCCTGCGTTACGAGGGCTGGCAGATCCGCAGCGCGGAGGACGGGGCGGGCGCGGTGCGGGCCGCGCGGGCGTTCCGGCCCGACGCCGTGGTGCTGGACATGATGCTGCCCGACATGGACGGGCTCTCCCTGCTCGGCAGGTTGCGCCGGGAGATGCCGGACGTGCCCGTGCTGTTCCTGACCGCGAAGGACGCGGTGGAGGACCGGATCGCCGGGCTCACCGCGGGCGGCGACGACTACGTCACCAAGCCGTTCAGCCTGGAGGAGGTCGTGGCACGGCTGCGCGGGCTCATCCGGCGGGCCGGTGCCGCGGACAAGCGCAGTGCGGCCACGCTGGTCGTGGGGGATCTGACGCTCGACGAGGACAGCCATGAGGTGACGCGCGGCGGGGACTCCATCCACCTCACCGCCACCGAGTTCGAGCTGCTGCGGTACCTCATGCGCAATCCGCGGCGCGTGCTCAGCAAGGCGCAGATCCTCGACCGGGTGTGGAACTACGACTTCGGGGGCCAGGCCAACGTCGTCGAGCTGTACATCTCCTATCTGCGCAGGAAGATCGACGCGGGCCGGGAGCCGATGATCCACACGCGGCGCGGGGCGGGGTATCTGATCAAGTCCGCGGTGCCCGTCCCTTCGTGA
- a CDS encoding DUF2797 domain-containing protein — protein MEWRCAGLGWPDGKPVLRWDCGRRSVLAYGRDIGFRAVGERRCVGARGNPCPLRAVVPGSATQARCPECARLDRAFSVAADGVPDDPRTYRVYLAWFGAGVVKVGITAEERGAGRLLEQGAVAFCWLGRGPLMAARRTEELLRAALGVPDRVPYARKRALRGALPAWPERQKELAELHERAVALGGWAEALERVPFDAVDHAGAFGLDGRGGPAATDGVVRELVDGGAVAGRLVAAAGPDLHLEVAGGGVLVVDTRVLVGWELASADAGAGVTVPVRAVEVVGGGAEQGGLF, from the coding sequence GTGGAGTGGCGGTGTGCGGGGCTCGGGTGGCCCGACGGGAAGCCCGTGCTGCGGTGGGACTGCGGGCGGCGCAGCGTTCTCGCGTACGGGCGGGACATCGGGTTCCGGGCCGTGGGGGAGCGGCGGTGCGTGGGGGCGCGGGGGAATCCGTGTCCGCTGCGGGCCGTGGTGCCGGGGTCGGCGACGCAGGCGCGGTGTCCGGAGTGCGCGCGGCTCGACCGGGCGTTCTCGGTGGCGGCGGACGGGGTGCCCGACGATCCACGGACGTACCGGGTCTACCTCGCGTGGTTCGGGGCCGGTGTCGTGAAGGTGGGGATCACGGCGGAGGAGCGGGGCGCGGGGCGGCTCCTGGAGCAGGGGGCCGTGGCGTTCTGCTGGCTGGGGCGTGGCCCGCTGATGGCGGCACGGCGTACGGAGGAACTGCTGCGGGCGGCGCTCGGGGTGCCGGACCGGGTGCCGTACGCCCGCAAGCGCGCGCTCCGCGGGGCGCTGCCCGCGTGGCCGGAGAGGCAGAAGGAGCTCGCTGAGCTGCATGAGCGCGCGGTGGCGCTCGGTGGGTGGGCCGAGGCGCTGGAGCGGGTGCCGTTCGACGCCGTCGACCACGCGGGGGCGTTCGGGCTCGACGGTCGGGGCGGTCCGGCGGCGACGGATGGCGTGGTGCGGGAGCTGGTCGACGGCGGGGCGGTCGCGGGGCGGCTCGTCGCGGCGGCCGGGCCCGACCTGCACCTGGAGGTGGCGGGCGGGGGCGTGCTGGTGGTCGACACGCGGGTGCTCGTGGGATGGGAGCTGGCCTCGGCCGACGCGGGGGCGGGGGTGACCGTTCCGGTGCGGGCCGTGGAGGTCGTGGGCGGTGGCGCCGAACAGGGCGGGCTCTTCTGA
- a CDS encoding sensor histidine kinase has product MRRVRLTLRTRLVLSAVALIAVVCAVIGVVTTIALRSHLYEQLDGAVGGVAQRASGPAVAPGPGPGPRTRDDPLDFVTHGPQEIGAVGAEVGRDGSVGRALVSTEDDAGDTVPDATELDAAQLAALGGVPRDGQAHNVDLPGLGEYRVTYTSGHRGDFLVGLPTTEVRNTLSTLIVVEVCVTAAGLVAASLAGAAMVGVALRPLRRIASTATRVSELPLHSGEVALHERAPDADPRTEVGQVGAALNRMLDHVHSALDARQRSETRVRQFVADASHELRTPLASIRGYAELTRRGRESTGPDTRHALGRIESEAERMTGLVEDLLLLARLDAEQPLSYRSTDLAPLVVDAVSDARAAGPGHHWRLELPDDPGPGGAAQVRADSARLHQVVVNLLANARTHTPPGTTVTARVRHEGPPESPRVLLEVQDDGPGIAPDLLPTVFERFARGDASRSRQAGSTGLGLALVRAIVTAHDGTVTVESVPGRTVFAVTLPAPRDTALDLSQPGHSLTTQP; this is encoded by the coding sequence GTGAGACGCGTGCGCCTCACCCTGCGGACCCGGCTCGTCCTCTCCGCGGTCGCGCTGATCGCCGTCGTGTGCGCGGTCATCGGGGTGGTGACGACCATTGCTCTCAGGTCCCATCTGTACGAGCAGTTGGACGGGGCCGTCGGCGGGGTCGCTCAGCGGGCCTCCGGGCCTGCCGTCGCGCCGGGGCCCGGCCCCGGCCCACGTACGCGGGACGATCCGCTGGACTTCGTCACGCACGGGCCGCAGGAGATCGGGGCCGTCGGCGCGGAGGTGGGGCGGGACGGCTCGGTCGGGCGGGCGCTCGTCAGCACCGAGGACGACGCCGGTGACACCGTGCCGGACGCGACGGAGCTCGACGCGGCGCAGCTGGCCGCGCTCGGCGGCGTGCCGAGGGACGGTCAGGCGCACAACGTCGACCTGCCGGGGCTCGGGGAGTACCGCGTGACGTACACGAGCGGGCACCGGGGCGACTTCCTCGTCGGGCTGCCGACCACCGAGGTGCGGAACACGCTCAGCACGCTGATCGTCGTCGAGGTCTGCGTCACCGCGGCCGGCCTCGTCGCCGCCTCGCTCGCCGGCGCCGCGATGGTCGGCGTCGCGCTGCGTCCGCTGCGCAGGATCGCGAGCACCGCCACCCGGGTCTCCGAGCTCCCCCTGCACAGCGGCGAGGTGGCCCTGCACGAGCGCGCGCCCGACGCCGACCCGCGCACGGAGGTCGGCCAGGTCGGCGCCGCGCTCAACCGGATGCTCGACCACGTCCACTCGGCGCTCGACGCGCGCCAGCGCAGCGAGACACGGGTACGGCAGTTCGTCGCGGACGCCAGCCACGAGCTGCGGACCCCGCTCGCCTCCATCCGGGGGTACGCCGAACTGACGCGCCGCGGGCGGGAGTCGACCGGGCCCGACACGCGGCACGCGCTCGGCCGGATCGAGTCCGAGGCCGAGCGGATGACGGGCCTGGTCGAGGATCTGCTGCTGCTCGCGCGGCTCGACGCGGAACAGCCGCTCTCATACCGGAGCACTGATCTCGCACCGCTCGTCGTCGACGCGGTCAGCGACGCGCGGGCCGCCGGGCCCGGCCACCACTGGCGCCTCGAACTCCCCGACGACCCCGGTCCGGGCGGGGCGGCCCAGGTGCGTGCGGACTCCGCACGTCTCCACCAGGTCGTCGTCAACCTCCTCGCCAACGCCCGCACCCACACCCCACCGGGCACGACGGTGACGGCCCGGGTCCGGCACGAGGGACCCCCCGAGAGCCCCCGCGTACTCCTGGAGGTCCAGGACGACGGGCCCGGCATCGCGCCCGACCTCCTGCCCACCGTCTTCGAACGGTTCGCCCGCGGCGACGCGTCCCGCTCGCGCCAGGCGGGATCCACGGGGCTCGGCCTGGCCCTCGTGCGGGCCATCGTGACGGCACACGACGGCACGGTGACCGTCGAGAGCGTGCCGGGCCGGACGGTGTTCGCCGTCACGCTCCCGGCGCCCCGCGACACGGCCCTCGACCTCTCACAGCCGGGCCACAGCCTCACCACACAGCCCTGA
- a CDS encoding SSI family serine proteinase inhibitor — protein MLRRLVLTAAASVAALSALPATAQATADASPSAPTDHLTVTVSGSGGAGDGTYELNCHPTGGTHPDAAKACERLREVTVWGTDPFAPVPKDSMCTMQYGGPATAHVTGTWQGRPVDATYDRSNGCEISRWDGLVPVLPATSA, from the coding sequence ATGCTGCGTCGCCTCGTCCTCACTGCCGCCGCCTCCGTCGCCGCGCTGTCCGCCCTCCCCGCCACCGCCCAGGCCACCGCGGACGCGTCCCCTTCCGCCCCCACCGACCACCTCACCGTCACGGTCTCCGGGTCGGGCGGTGCCGGCGACGGGACGTACGAACTGAACTGCCACCCGACGGGCGGCACGCACCCGGACGCGGCGAAGGCGTGCGAGCGGCTGCGGGAGGTCACCGTCTGGGGGACCGACCCGTTCGCGCCCGTGCCCAAGGACTCGATGTGCACGATGCAGTACGGCGGACCCGCCACCGCACACGTCACGGGAACCTGGCAGGGCCGGCCGGTCGACGCGACGTACGACCGCAGCAACGGCTGCGAGATCTCGCGATGGGACGGTCTCGTACCGGTACTGCCCGCGACCTCCGCGTGA
- a CDS encoding amidohydrolase family protein: MRGVWERLGLPGLIDVHTHFMPERVLRKVWAYFDSFGESGPVEWPITYRHEEERRVALLGEFGVRAFTSMLYPHKAGMAEWLNGWAADFARCTPGCLHTATFFPEPGVDRYVREAVEAGARVFKSHVQVGGYDPNDPLLEPVWGLLADAGVPVVMHCGSGPEPGKHTGPEPVAALLARHPRLPVVVAHLGMPEYAEFLTLAERYEEVRLDTTMAFTDFSEGLMPFPARERGRLADLGGKVLLGSDFPNIPYPYVHQLESLERLGLGDAWLRGVLYGNAARVFGVE; encoded by the coding sequence GTGCGCGGCGTCTGGGAGCGGCTCGGACTCCCGGGACTCATCGACGTACACACGCACTTCATGCCGGAGCGCGTGCTGCGGAAGGTGTGGGCGTACTTCGACTCCTTCGGGGAGTCGGGCCCGGTGGAGTGGCCCATCACCTACCGGCACGAGGAGGAGCGGCGCGTCGCGCTGCTCGGGGAGTTCGGGGTGCGCGCCTTCACCTCGATGCTGTACCCGCACAAGGCGGGCATGGCGGAGTGGCTCAACGGCTGGGCCGCCGACTTCGCGCGCTGCACGCCCGGCTGTCTGCACACCGCGACGTTCTTCCCGGAGCCGGGCGTGGACCGGTACGTGCGGGAGGCCGTCGAGGCGGGCGCCCGCGTCTTCAAGTCGCATGTGCAGGTGGGCGGGTACGACCCCAACGACCCGCTGCTCGAACCGGTGTGGGGACTGCTCGCCGACGCCGGGGTGCCGGTGGTCATGCACTGCGGGTCCGGCCCCGAGCCCGGCAAGCACACCGGCCCTGAACCGGTCGCCGCGCTCCTCGCGCGCCACCCGCGGCTTCCGGTCGTCGTGGCGCATCTGGGCATGCCGGAGTACGCCGAGTTCCTCACGCTCGCGGAACGGTACGAGGAGGTGCGCCTCGACACGACCATGGCGTTCACCGACTTCAGCGAGGGCCTGATGCCGTTCCCGGCGCGGGAGCGGGGACGGCTGGCGGACCTGGGCGGGAAGGTGCTCCTGGGCAGCGACTTCCCCAACATCCCGTACCCGTACGTCCACCAGCTGGAGTCCCTGGAACGGCTCGGGCTCGGGGACGCGTGGCTGCGCGGGGTGCTGTACGGGAACGCCGCCCGGGTGTTCGGGGTGGAGTGA
- a CDS encoding antibiotic biosynthesis monooxygenase family protein: MSDHATGPVGPFEPPYYSVVFSSVRTEGDNGYDEIADRMDELVLDVPGFLGTESARTPGGLGITVSYFRDEESIRAWRGNMEHRAAQRRGREDWYEKYVLHVAKVERSHGFVREQ; the protein is encoded by the coding sequence ATGAGTGATCACGCCACCGGTCCTGTCGGACCCTTCGAACCGCCCTACTACTCCGTCGTCTTCTCCTCCGTGCGCACCGAAGGGGACAACGGCTACGACGAGATCGCCGACCGCATGGACGAACTCGTCCTGGACGTGCCGGGTTTCCTCGGCACCGAGTCGGCCCGCACGCCCGGCGGCCTCGGTATCACCGTCTCGTACTTCCGCGACGAGGAGTCCATCAGGGCGTGGCGCGGCAACATGGAGCACCGCGCGGCCCAGCGGCGCGGGCGCGAGGACTGGTACGAGAAGTACGTCCTGCACGTCGCGAAGGTCGAGAGGAGCCACGGCTTTGTGCGGGAGCAGTAG
- a CDS encoding PAS domain-containing protein, translating to MSSRPSRGAARLAAILDALPDALVLVNANGTVVNANAIALEAFEAPGTALVGRGLLDLLPQFDSRLIPGSMRRPDTIDERGRTKPTRMIARRTDGIEFPVEVTSSPLEDSRNAYDQHGYTGDELLMLVVRDLSGTVDTEAELARSQRQTEMILRAAAEGVVGTDTDGRVVLVNPAAAQILGFRASDLGGQELHPLVLHSRADGEPFPYEESPLADTLRSGRKHRVRGQVLWSKSGAKVPVDLTTSPVRDGDQLVGAVMTFTDRRPYDELNEKYEAALARHAEELTTAAEERAAEIKAAEEQRAEELAAEQERYAALAEREKDRFEELAEREKARYETLAARHEQLLAVLGSSLRGPLDELRRELNALASDDAGQLWPEANQVLHHLSAGYARMTTLVDNVLGYQRLDAGDEQLSRTPVLLDAVVAAGVEGAVELIGPGRAQFAVHAPPIELVADAGRLATALAHLVADVAGIDATGNARSDVGAGVSGGYVDSTIVVAAAQRGEVVRIEVRGPFAGGDPVHEPIVRGIVRAHGGVLQTHEVPGMGGSAYVLEVPIGAVPDGSAEGGSGSVVVPAQASGPSGAGAGAGAGGGRRRARRSSTDSFLESASAGGGAGEGAGATGSEAGPAVAGEAGAGEGVAPSGTGRRRGRRAAEASPESPGGSVATDLVGPRMGGPGVTAQAPSPSPSPSPEASGGGTGRRRGRPSAAEGAVMTAAEHAAGSAALGETVPPQGVPVPSGATGRRARRVGEQHALPALASGPAETPGAGQGEGAGKPTGRRARRALAAAKERAAAEEANNGRVFALPPATADRAPGQEYAGQEYTGQQYAGQESGAVQGGGAQGGGVPGGGVQGGGVPGDTGQHVNAVRGEDDHTPPQPHPTQAPTGHRSRQAPPAQGPRNPRQGGRDAESGPLPAPAPAPQPWPEGTTPPGGVPAQGTSHSAGTPAHGVPTPGRGTALPPERGAQARAAQPLPAEAAPGDPNSTQGRAISVRTLGQGVPFGQQIAEQQAGPQQGAPQGAATIPGQGRPQQPQQPQQPSQGQQGQQGQQHGQQPPRAPRIPQSPQPPHAPQAPQPPAAATAGPMPAPEAPATGPAPGPAAPQSQSQTLGGSGRRRRLSTPPDPAADERPEASARPHPQPQPQPQPSPSPSAAPAQHPQSRIASASASEGAGRSYAIGAPDEDADEGPEPLDGPGGAVEVANRPQPQPMDDELPPEPLDNPRRLLVWPAPDVTTQQALSDRGYRPVIVHSREEVDAQIAAFPAALFVDPLTGPITRTALQSLRQAAVAAEVPVLVTAGLGQATREAAYGADPAVLLKALAPRDSEQHPSRVLLIEEHEEIALALTATLERRGMQVARAESDADAVTLAAQMRPNLVVMDLLQVRRRRAGIVDWLRANGQLNRTPLVVYTAAVDETELPKLAAGETVLFLAERSTSAEVQGRIVDLLAKIGTN from the coding sequence GTGAGCAGCAGGCCATCCCGAGGCGCTGCTCGCCTCGCAGCCATACTCGACGCGCTCCCTGACGCGCTCGTCCTCGTCAACGCCAACGGCACGGTCGTGAACGCCAACGCCATCGCCCTTGAGGCGTTCGAGGCACCCGGCACCGCGCTCGTGGGGCGCGGTCTGCTCGATCTGCTGCCGCAGTTCGACTCCCGGCTCATCCCCGGCTCCATGCGACGCCCGGACACCATCGACGAGCGCGGCCGCACCAAGCCGACCCGGATGATCGCCCGGCGCACGGACGGCATCGAGTTCCCCGTCGAGGTCACGAGCTCCCCGCTGGAGGACAGCAGGAACGCCTACGACCAGCACGGGTACACGGGCGACGAACTGCTCATGCTCGTCGTACGCGACCTTTCGGGCACCGTGGACACCGAGGCCGAACTGGCGCGTTCGCAGCGGCAGACCGAGATGATCCTGCGGGCCGCGGCCGAGGGCGTCGTCGGCACGGACACCGACGGACGCGTCGTGCTCGTCAACCCGGCCGCCGCCCAGATACTGGGCTTCCGGGCGAGCGACCTCGGCGGGCAGGAACTGCACCCGCTGGTCCTGCACTCGCGCGCCGACGGCGAGCCGTTCCCGTACGAAGAGTCCCCGCTCGCCGACACCCTGCGCTCCGGGCGCAAGCACCGGGTGCGCGGGCAGGTCCTGTGGTCCAAGAGCGGCGCCAAGGTCCCCGTCGACCTGACGACGTCGCCGGTACGCGACGGCGACCAGCTCGTCGGCGCGGTCATGACCTTCACCGACCGCAGGCCCTACGACGAGCTGAACGAGAAGTACGAGGCGGCCCTCGCCCGGCACGCGGAGGAGCTCACCACCGCCGCCGAGGAGCGCGCCGCCGAGATCAAGGCCGCGGAGGAGCAGCGGGCCGAGGAGCTCGCCGCCGAACAGGAGCGGTACGCGGCGCTCGCCGAGCGCGAGAAGGACCGCTTCGAAGAGCTCGCCGAACGCGAGAAGGCGCGCTACGAAACACTGGCCGCGCGGCACGAGCAGCTGCTCGCCGTCCTCGGCTCGTCGCTGCGCGGGCCCCTGGACGAGCTGCGCCGCGAGCTGAACGCGCTCGCCTCCGACGACGCGGGCCAGCTGTGGCCCGAGGCCAACCAGGTCCTGCACCACCTCTCCGCCGGGTACGCCCGGATGACCACGCTCGTCGACAACGTCCTCGGCTACCAGCGTCTCGACGCGGGCGACGAACAGCTCTCCCGTACGCCGGTGCTGCTCGACGCGGTCGTCGCCGCCGGTGTGGAGGGCGCGGTCGAGCTGATCGGGCCCGGGCGCGCCCAGTTCGCGGTGCACGCGCCGCCGATCGAGCTCGTCGCCGACGCGGGACGGCTCGCCACGGCCCTCGCCCACCTCGTCGCGGACGTGGCGGGCATCGACGCGACCGGCAACGCGCGCTCGGACGTCGGCGCGGGCGTCTCCGGCGGCTATGTGGACTCGACGATCGTCGTCGCCGCCGCCCAGCGCGGCGAGGTCGTCCGCATCGAGGTGCGGGGGCCGTTCGCCGGCGGGGACCCGGTGCACGAGCCGATCGTGCGGGGCATCGTGCGGGCGCACGGAGGCGTGCTGCAGACGCACGAGGTGCCGGGCATGGGCGGCAGTGCGTATGTGCTGGAGGTGCCGATCGGGGCGGTTCCCGACGGCTCCGCGGAGGGTGGCAGCGGTTCGGTCGTGGTGCCTGCTCAGGCGTCCGGTCCCTCGGGTGCGGGTGCGGGTGCCGGTGCCGGTGGTGGGCGTCGGCGGGCTCGGCGTTCCTCGACGGACTCCTTCCTGGAGAGCGCGAGTGCGGGCGGGGGCGCGGGCGAGGGCGCGGGAGCTACGGGCTCGGAGGCCGGTCCGGCGGTAGCTGGTGAAGCCGGTGCCGGTGAAGGTGTCGCGCCGAGCGGGACCGGGCGGCGTCGGGGGCGGCGTGCGGCGGAGGCCTCTCCGGAGAGCCCCGGCGGGTCCGTGGCCACGGATCTCGTGGGTCCGCGGATGGGCGGACCCGGGGTGACGGCCCAAGCTCCGTCTCCGTCGCCGTCTCCGTCGCCGGAGGCCTCTGGTGGCGGTACGGGGCGGCGGCGCGGTCGGCCGAGCGCGGCCGAGGGCGCCGTGATGACGGCGGCGGAACACGCGGCCGGATCCGCCGCGTTGGGCGAGACGGTGCCGCCGCAGGGCGTGCCCGTGCCCAGCGGGGCGACGGGACGGCGCGCCCGGCGCGTCGGCGAGCAGCACGCGCTGCCCGCACTGGCCTCGGGCCCCGCGGAGACGCCCGGTGCCGGGCAGGGCGAGGGCGCGGGGAAGCCCACGGGGCGTCGTGCGCGGCGCGCGCTGGCCGCCGCCAAGGAGCGTGCCGCGGCCGAGGAGGCGAACAACGGACGCGTCTTCGCGCTGCCGCCCGCCACGGCCGACCGCGCCCCGGGCCAGGAGTACGCCGGCCAGGAGTACACCGGTCAGCAGTACGCGGGTCAGGAGAGCGGGGCCGTCCAGGGTGGCGGCGCGCAGGGCGGTGGCGTACCGGGCGGTGGTGTGCAGGGCGGTGGCGTACCGGGCGACACCGGGCAGCACGTCAACGCCGTACGCGGCGAAGACGACCACACCCCGCCGCAGCCGCATCCGACGCAGGCCCCGACGGGCCACCGCTCCCGCCAGGCTCCGCCCGCCCAGGGCCCGCGGAACCCGCGGCAGGGTGGCCGGGACGCCGAGTCCGGCCCGCTGCCCGCACCCGCTCCCGCGCCGCAGCCGTGGCCCGAAGGCACGACTCCGCCCGGTGGCGTGCCCGCGCAGGGCACCTCGCACTCCGCCGGTACTCCCGCACACGGCGTCCCGACGCCCGGCCGGGGCACGGCGCTCCCGCCCGAGCGCGGTGCGCAGGCACGGGCGGCCCAGCCGCTGCCCGCCGAGGCCGCGCCGGGTGACCCCAACTCGACGCAGGGGCGCGCCATCAGCGTGCGTACGCTCGGGCAGGGCGTGCCGTTCGGCCAGCAGATCGCCGAGCAGCAGGCGGGCCCGCAGCAGGGGGCGCCGCAGGGCGCTGCCACCATTCCCGGCCAGGGCCGACCGCAACAGCCGCAACAGCCGCAACAACCGTCGCAGGGGCAACAGGGACAGCAGGGGCAGCAGCACGGACAGCAGCCGCCCCGAGCCCCCCGCATCCCCCAGTCACCGCAGCCCCCGCACGCGCCGCAGGCCCCGCAGCCCCCGGCGGCCGCCACGGCAGGACCGATGCCGGCACCTGAAGCACCCGCAACCGGCCCTGCCCCTGGCCCCGCCGCCCCACAGTCGCAGTCGCAGACCCTCGGCGGCTCCGGCCGCAGGCGCAGGCTGTCCACGCCGCCCGACCCCGCGGCCGACGAGCGCCCCGAGGCCTCGGCACGCCCGCACCCCCAGCCCCAACCGCAGCCCCAGCCGTCCCCGTCGCCGTCGGCTGCTCCGGCGCAGCACCCGCAGTCGCGCATCGCGTCGGCGTCGGCCTCCGAGGGCGCGGGACGTTCGTACGCGATCGGCGCCCCGGACGAGGACGCGGACGAGGGTCCCGAGCCGCTCGACGGGCCCGGCGGCGCCGTGGAGGTCGCGAACCGGCCGCAGCCCCAGCCCATGGACGACGAACTGCCGCCCGAGCCGCTGGACAACCCGCGCCGCCTCCTGGTGTGGCCCGCGCCGGACGTCACCACGCAGCAGGCGCTGAGCGACCGCGGCTACCGCCCCGTGATCGTCCACTCCCGCGAGGAGGTCGACGCGCAGATCGCGGCGTTCCCCGCGGCGCTCTTCGTGGACCCGCTGACCGGGCCGATCACGCGCACGGCGCTCCAGTCGCTGCGGCAGGCCGCCGTGGCCGCCGAGGTGCCCGTCCTCGTGACGGCGGGGCTCGGGCAGGCGACGCGCGAGGCGGCGTACGGCGCCGATCCCGCCGTACTCCTGAAGGCCCTGGCGCCGCGCGACAGCGAGCAGCACCCTTCGCGCGTCCTGCTCATCGAGGAGCACGAGGAGATCGCGCTCGCCCTGACGGCCACGCTGGAGCGGCGCGGCATGCAGGTCGCGCGGGCCGAGAGCGACGCGGACGCGGTGACGCTCGCGGCGCAGATGCGGCCGAACCTCGTGGTGATGGACCTGCTGCAGGTACGACGCCGCAGGGCCGGAATCGTCGACTGGCTGCGCGCCAACGGCCAGTTGAACCGCACACCGCTGGTCGTCTACACAGCCGCCGTCGACGAGACCGAGCTCCCCAAGCTCGCCGCGGGCGAGACCGTCCTGTTCCTGGCGGAGCGGTCCACGAGCGCGGAGGTTCAGGGCCGGATCGTGGACCTGCTGGCGAAGATCGGCACGAACTGA